The Verrucomicrobium spinosum DSM 4136 = JCM 18804 genome includes a region encoding these proteins:
- a CDS encoding DEAD/DEAH box helicase → MKTFQDLGISEALVQGLEELGITKPTAIQQQTIPHVLAHRGDLIAQAQTGTGKTAAFGLPMLERIIPHAAKAKAGQIDGLIVAPTRELAKQIGKQLFKFTKHVPDKIFVETITGGDDMDLQISRLRRPTHIVVGTPGRLMDLVQREALNLSKVRYLVLDEADEMLSLGFKKELEQFFQLTAKSRKNTWLFSATIPEGIQELIEGYMEPEAHRITIDKAHVVNRDITHRYIICDRTEKLDRISEFLEDRSEDRGVIFCRTIAGSINLAKELGTRNFSVGVLHGDLSQLERDKVMRAFKKERLQYLVTTDVSARGIDVVGLAFVIHHQLPEQTEYYTHRSGRTGRAGRKGLSLAFIEPKEKSAITRLENELGVEFSERK, encoded by the coding sequence TTGAAGACTTTCCAAGACCTCGGCATCTCCGAAGCACTCGTCCAGGGGCTCGAAGAGCTCGGCATCACCAAGCCCACGGCCATTCAGCAGCAAACGATTCCGCACGTTTTGGCCCACCGCGGGGACTTGATCGCCCAGGCCCAGACGGGCACAGGGAAAACGGCCGCCTTTGGTCTGCCCATGCTGGAGCGGATCATCCCCCACGCCGCCAAGGCGAAGGCCGGGCAGATTGACGGCTTGATCGTGGCCCCCACCCGGGAACTGGCCAAACAGATCGGCAAGCAGCTCTTCAAGTTCACGAAGCATGTGCCGGACAAGATCTTCGTGGAGACGATCACGGGCGGCGACGACATGGACCTCCAGATTTCCCGGCTGCGTCGCCCGACGCACATCGTCGTGGGCACCCCCGGCCGTCTTATGGACCTCGTCCAGCGGGAGGCGCTGAACCTCTCCAAGGTGCGCTATCTGGTGCTGGATGAGGCCGATGAAATGCTGAGCCTGGGCTTCAAAAAGGAACTCGAGCAGTTCTTCCAGCTCACCGCCAAGTCCCGCAAGAACACCTGGCTTTTCTCCGCCACCATCCCCGAGGGCATTCAGGAGCTGATCGAAGGCTACATGGAGCCCGAGGCGCACCGGATCACGATCGACAAGGCGCATGTCGTGAACCGCGACATCACCCACCGCTACATCATCTGTGACCGCACAGAGAAGCTGGATCGCATCTCAGAATTCCTCGAAGACCGCTCGGAAGACCGCGGCGTCATCTTCTGCCGCACCATCGCGGGCTCCATCAATCTGGCCAAGGAACTCGGCACCCGGAACTTCTCCGTGGGAGTGCTCCACGGCGACCTCTCCCAGCTGGAGCGCGACAAGGTGATGCGCGCCTTCAAGAAAGAACGCCTCCAGTACCTGGTGACCACGGACGTGTCCGCCCGCGGCATCGACGTGGTGGGCCTCGCCTTCGTCATCCACCACCAGCTCCCGGAGCAGACGGAATACTACACCCACCGCAGCGGCCGCACCGGCCGGGCGGGACGCAAGGGGCTGTCGCTCGCTTTCATCGAACCCAAGGAGAAGTCCGCGATCACGCGACTGGAGAATGAACTGGGCGTGGAGTTCTCTGAGCGGAAGTAG
- a CDS encoding carboxypeptidase M32 yields the protein MLTTSTYDQLCTAAREVSLLHGASAVLGWDQETYMPPKGVEHRSRILAQLSGQAHEQFTSRRFRNLLEKAEGEVDDQAAARTSIVKANIEQLRRELDRALKLPKKLVEQNSQAISLGQAAWAKARAASDFASFAPHLERLVGLAQEMASRWGGKNEPYDALLDQHERDATAQDIDKLFTALRPSVAKIAKDAVARSAAEAPPLKAMLGNCPVEKQQILNREVAEAVGFDFDAGRIDTTSHPFCSGFGPGDVRLTTRYDERDFLSSLFGVLHETGHGLYDQGLPEGEWGLPSGSAVSLGIHESQSRLWENHVGRSRTFWERWFPRAVSLFPHLKKLTLDQFLLGVNRAEYSFIRVESDEATYDLHIMLRFSLERQLFSGKLKVSDIPDAWNAEFESSFGLTPPNDAQGCLQDIHWSMGGFGYFPTYTLGNLNAAQLFAAAMKQRAIKNATTKAEYAPLLKWLRDNVHAAGSCLSPAELMEHATGKTTESGAYLKHLKARFVG from the coding sequence ATGCTCACCACCTCTACTTACGATCAACTGTGCACCGCCGCCCGTGAAGTCTCCCTGCTCCACGGAGCCTCCGCCGTGTTGGGCTGGGATCAGGAAACCTACATGCCGCCCAAAGGCGTGGAGCACCGCTCCCGCATCCTCGCCCAGTTGAGCGGCCAGGCGCATGAGCAGTTCACCTCCCGTCGTTTCCGGAACCTGCTGGAAAAGGCCGAAGGCGAAGTGGACGACCAGGCCGCAGCCCGCACCTCCATCGTGAAGGCCAACATCGAGCAACTGCGCCGCGAACTGGACCGCGCGCTGAAGCTCCCGAAGAAACTCGTGGAGCAGAACAGCCAGGCCATCTCCCTCGGCCAGGCCGCCTGGGCCAAGGCCCGCGCCGCTTCGGACTTTGCCTCCTTTGCCCCGCATCTGGAGCGCCTCGTGGGTCTCGCCCAAGAGATGGCCTCCCGCTGGGGCGGGAAGAACGAGCCCTATGACGCCCTGCTGGATCAGCATGAGCGCGACGCCACCGCGCAGGACATCGACAAGCTTTTCACCGCCCTCCGCCCCTCCGTGGCCAAGATCGCCAAGGACGCCGTCGCCCGCTCCGCCGCCGAGGCTCCCCCTCTGAAGGCCATGCTGGGCAACTGCCCGGTGGAGAAGCAGCAGATCCTGAACCGCGAGGTCGCTGAAGCCGTGGGCTTCGACTTCGACGCTGGCCGCATCGACACCACCTCGCACCCCTTCTGCTCCGGCTTCGGCCCCGGTGATGTGCGCCTCACCACCCGCTACGATGAGCGGGACTTCCTCTCCTCCCTCTTCGGCGTGCTCCATGAGACCGGTCACGGCCTCTATGACCAGGGCCTGCCAGAAGGCGAGTGGGGCCTGCCCTCCGGCAGCGCCGTCTCCCTCGGCATCCACGAGTCCCAGTCCCGCCTCTGGGAGAACCACGTAGGCCGCTCCCGCACCTTCTGGGAGCGCTGGTTCCCCCGCGCTGTGTCCCTCTTCCCGCACCTGAAAAAGCTCACGCTCGACCAGTTCCTGCTGGGCGTGAACCGCGCCGAGTACTCCTTCATCCGGGTTGAGTCGGACGAGGCCACCTACGACCTCCACATCATGCTGCGCTTCAGCCTGGAGCGTCAGCTCTTCAGCGGCAAGCTGAAGGTGTCCGACATCCCCGATGCCTGGAACGCCGAGTTTGAGTCCTCCTTCGGCCTCACCCCGCCCAACGACGCCCAGGGCTGCCTGCAGGACATCCACTGGTCCATGGGCGGCTTCGGTTATTTCCCCACCTACACCCTCGGCAACCTCAACGCCGCCCAGCTCTTCGCGGCAGCGATGAAACAACGCGCCATCAAGAACGCCACGACCAAGGCCGAGTACGCCCCGCTCCTGAAGTGGCTGCGCGACAACGTCCACGCCGCCGGCTCCTGCCTCTCCCCAGCCGAGCTCATGGAGCACGCCACCGGGAAGACGACCGAGTCAGGGGCGTATTTGAAGCATTTGAAGGCTCGGTTTGTGGGGTGA
- a CDS encoding Dabb family protein — protein MQSLQKSLLALIPVVALTLLISAVPGSDPGPATKGKIHHTGYIWLKEPGNKEHQQRIIDAAHRFAAQIPEVKGLSVGKSVPKGSPLMDTTFDVSLTMHFDDQAAMERYNKHPVHEKAAKEDFLPLSAKILFYDFVSE, from the coding sequence ATGCAATCCCTTCAAAAGTCCCTCCTGGCGCTGATCCCCGTCGTCGCGCTCACACTGCTCATCTCCGCCGTGCCGGGATCCGACCCCGGCCCGGCCACAAAGGGCAAGATCCATCACACCGGCTACATCTGGCTGAAGGAGCCGGGGAACAAGGAGCATCAGCAGCGCATCATCGATGCGGCACACCGCTTCGCCGCCCAGATCCCCGAGGTAAAAGGCCTTTCCGTTGGCAAATCTGTGCCAAAGGGCAGTCCCCTCATGGATACCACCTTCGACGTCAGCCTGACCATGCACTTCGACGACCAAGCCGCCATGGAACGCTACAACAAGCATCCCGTGCACGAGAAAGCCGCCAAGGAAGACTTCCTGCCGCTGTCCGCAAAGATCCTGTTCTACGACTTCGTCAGCGAATGA
- a CDS encoding 3'-5' exonuclease — protein sequence MISLRSLVRNPSPHLLIIDLEATCCDRGKVPRDEMEIIEIGAVLLDGKTLETVSEFGTFIKPVRHPVLTPFCTKLTTITQAEVDAAPMFPEALAKLKAWLEPYPDCMFSSWGAYDKGQFQLDCAFHDLPYPFSEAHLNLKKAFAEARGLKKRPGMGQALGMLRLELEGTHHRGIDDARNMARIVARCAGDIRLEDARQKT from the coding sequence ATGATCTCGCTGCGTTCACTGGTTCGCAATCCATCTCCTCATCTCCTCATTATCGATCTCGAGGCCACCTGCTGCGATCGCGGCAAGGTGCCTCGGGATGAGATGGAAATCATCGAAATCGGGGCCGTGCTGCTGGACGGCAAAACGCTGGAGACGGTGTCGGAGTTCGGCACCTTCATCAAACCGGTGCGGCATCCGGTGCTGACGCCGTTCTGCACAAAACTGACCACCATCACCCAGGCCGAGGTGGATGCGGCCCCGATGTTTCCTGAAGCCCTGGCCAAGCTCAAGGCCTGGCTGGAGCCTTATCCAGACTGCATGTTTTCGTCTTGGGGTGCTTACGACAAGGGCCAGTTCCAGCTGGACTGCGCCTTTCATGATCTGCCCTACCCCTTCTCTGAAGCGCATCTGAACCTCAAAAAGGCCTTCGCCGAAGCCCGGGGGCTCAAGAAACGCCCCGGCATGGGCCAGGCGCTGGGGATGCTGAGACTGGAGCTGGAAGGTACGCATCATCGTGGAATCGATGATGCGCGGAACATGGCGAGGATCGTTGCCCGCTGCGCGGGAGACATAAGACTGGAAGACGCAAGACAGAAGACCTGA
- a CDS encoding L,D-transpeptidase family protein, with translation MWAATFLAGWALISASCSTTAPRVATAPRPEDMVQDDVVKLQIHLDGQLFGPGIVDGREGEFTRKALARYNTSHGLPGDAFPDLGSIEPYTTYTVTADDLSKIGVQGGSPSVVVLQKTQPYTSLTELLAERFHTSKAFVARLNPGVNVDAAPAGASVTVPNVARPLFVTEIPATSKTSRVQDPALANRFIVVDLRVKMLEVYDAEGGPLIAAFPITPGSSEHPAPQGDWKIVGITTFPWYRWDEGVLKRGERTEDFYNLPPGPNSPVGIVWMGLNRPGVGIHGTSTPETIGRSGSHGCIRLSNWDAAALRPLVTAGVKVRIQ, from the coding sequence ATGTGGGCAGCAACGTTCCTGGCCGGATGGGCATTGATCAGCGCCAGTTGCAGCACCACCGCACCGCGGGTGGCCACGGCTCCGCGTCCGGAGGACATGGTGCAGGATGACGTGGTCAAGTTGCAGATCCACCTCGACGGCCAGTTGTTTGGGCCCGGCATTGTGGATGGTCGTGAGGGGGAGTTCACCCGGAAGGCGCTGGCCCGCTACAACACGTCGCATGGTCTGCCGGGCGATGCTTTTCCGGATCTGGGTTCGATCGAGCCGTACACCACCTACACCGTCACGGCGGATGACCTGAGCAAGATCGGGGTGCAGGGCGGCAGCCCCTCCGTCGTCGTGCTTCAGAAGACGCAGCCCTATACCTCGCTGACAGAACTGCTGGCTGAGCGTTTCCACACCTCCAAGGCCTTTGTTGCCAGACTGAACCCGGGCGTGAATGTGGATGCCGCCCCGGCAGGTGCCAGCGTGACGGTGCCCAATGTGGCCCGGCCACTCTTCGTCACGGAGATTCCCGCCACCTCGAAAACCTCGCGTGTACAGGACCCGGCGCTGGCCAACCGGTTCATCGTGGTGGATCTGCGGGTGAAGATGCTGGAGGTCTATGACGCGGAAGGCGGGCCTCTCATTGCCGCCTTCCCCATCACCCCCGGATCCTCAGAACACCCTGCTCCGCAAGGGGATTGGAAGATCGTGGGCATCACCACCTTCCCCTGGTATCGCTGGGATGAAGGCGTGCTGAAGCGCGGCGAGCGTACGGAGGACTTCTACAACCTGCCCCCTGGCCCGAACAGCCCGGTGGGCATCGTCTGGATGGGGCTCAACCGCCCTGGGGTCGGCATCCACGGCACGTCAACTCCTGAAACCATCGGCCGCTCTGGCAGCCACGGCTGCATCAGGCTCTCCAACTGGGATGCGGCGGCGTTGAGACCGCTGGTGACGGCGGGCGTGAAAGTGCGAATCCAGTGA